The genomic window TCCAGGGAATGCTTCTTTACCAACAGGTTTGTTTGTCAATAAAGCTATTTCACGATAAATATTTGCATGAGTAGTTAGATCATCAAAAATAATTAATACATCATCTTCATAACTTAAGTTCTCAGCATGCGCCATAGCAACATAAGGAAGTAAATATTGATCATAAGGACGATCAGAATCAGCCTTAATTATTATAGTTTGTTCTAAAGCATCGTTTTGTTCAAGTAATTTATATACTGTCGAAAGTTGTGAGTGTTGGGTGCCTATTGCTGCATAAATACATTTAACATTTTTATTTTTTTGGTTAATAATAGTGTTTAATGCAATAAAAGTTTTTCCTGTTTTACGATCACCTATGATTAACTCACGTTGTCCTTTACCAATTGGAACAAGTAAATCAACTGAAATATAACCAGTATTAAGCTGTTGATTTAATGATTTGTAACTCATCAAGTCATTTGGTTTATTAAAGATATTTGATTGATGCTCCATGAATTCAACAGTTTCTTTAGTTGTTGCTGGATAAACAATATTATTTTCAATGTCAATTATTTTTCCAAAGAATTTTTTTGAAGTTTTTACTAAATTACTTTCATCACTCAAAATAAACTCATCTTCAATTTTAAGTTCTGACGGTTCAACATTAACAATACAAAATGCTTTATTTTCAGAAGCTGAAATAACTAACGCTTTAACACTTTTATCTTTTTCTAGTGTTAGACGTTCATTTTGAGTGAAATTGTGATCACCATTTAACTCTATAATATAGTCAAAAATTGCTTTAATTTGAATTTTATTAGCCATATTATAATCCTCCATTTCCTATTAAAATCAATATGATTGATGTTACTATCATTAGCGCGCTAACTAGTCAAGATAGCATTAAACTAGCTTTAATCTTTGAACTTGATTTTTTGTTTGTTCTATTTTTAAATATTTGAAGTGCTGAAGTAATTGTTGTAAGTAAAACTCCAACTCCAAGAATTACATAACCTAAAACTCTGATTAAAATTAAGTCAGATTTAGGTTGCTTTACAGGATTAATATCTAAATTTCTGAATGCTTCAGTAAATCTTTCAAGTATATTTTCACTTGTACTTAAATCTTCTGTTGTTAATTTTTTAGTTATAGAAGTTACTGTGGCAAGATTTCTGAATTGATTTTGAACTCTTTTGACTTGTGAAAGATATTCTTCATATTCATCGATAATTTCTGCTGGATTAGAAATATTAATAACTCCAAAAAGATAGTTAATATCTTTATTTAAGGCACGAATAACTTTTTCTATTTTTTCTTTATCTAAAGTTTTTTGTGAATTATTCTTATCATTTTTAATGATAATTAAGTCAATATTATGAAGAATAACTTCTTTGTTAGTATTTATAAATGACACATATTCATTGAATAATTCTTGATATGCTCTTGAGAGATAATTTCAGAAATTTATTTTATTGATGTAAGAGTTAAAATGTGAACTGAGTAATAAATATTTAATATCGTGTCTGAAATCACTATTTTTATCTTTACCAAATTTTTCATAAAGCGCATCCGAACTTAAATCTTTATATTTAATTAAATAATCACTAATAATAGAATTAACTTCTTTAGTAAATTTAGTGTCACTATAAATTCTAATTGATTCAAAAATCATATTAAATACTGTGTTAGATAAAATTTTTGTGTTACCTAATTTTTTAAGATCTATCTTTTTATTTAAACCAAGACTTTCGTAAAATTTTAGATAAATTTCATTAACTGTATCAATTTTTATTTGTTCCAAAATAGTTTTTTTCTTAGTTAGTTCTTTTTTTACTTCAGAATTTTCGTAAATTATTTCTTTGTTATTTACTAAATCTTTAATTCTAACATCAGCATAAAGTCTTTCATTAACATTTTTTAGTTTAATAACTTTATATTCATATCTAGTATTAATTGGGTTATTAAAGTAAAAGAACTTATTTAAATCATCAACGTTTTCTGAAAATTTAGTTGCTGAATCAGTTAAATTAATCGAGTCATAATATTCATAATTTACATAAGGGTTGAATCTACCAACATTTTCTTGACCAATTTTAGCATCATAAGGATCAACATTAGTTTCAACATCAGTTACACTAGGTGGAACAATATCAGGAATAACTGGTAAAATAGGTTCTTCTTCTGGTTGTTCTTCATCACTAATGTCTTCTTTTTCAATTTCTTTATTTTTCCTTAAGTCATATGCAGTAAATCTAGGTTTTATTTTTCTAATAATATAGTCATCTCAATCTTGGTAATTTTTAGGTACAGTTAATTCCAAAATATTTGTTTCGGGGTTTTTATCTATACTTACTGTTCCATCTTTATCAATAACACTTTGAAGATCTAGCTTAGGAAAATCTTCTTTATTAGCAAAATATCTATCAAAGTCAGCTTCAAGTTCGCTAAAATATTTATCGTTTTTACTATTAATATCTTCAAGTTTATTAGAGTTAACAATATTTCTTATACTAATTTCTCTATTTATTTCTGGATCATCAATTAAATATTCATAATTAAATTCATTACTATCAGCAATTTTAACCTCAGGGTATGATTCACCATTAAAGTCAATATTTGCTTCACTAAGGACTTTATTTTCAGAAATAATTCTAGGATAAACAATAACAATACCTTTAGAAAGATAATTACTCAAAATATCATCTTTATTTTTGCTTAAGAAATTACTTAAGTATTGCATATATAAACTCTCGATGATTTTTTGAGCAAAGTTTTCTCCATTATTGTCTATTTCTGATAATAAATTACGAGATCTAACTTTGTATTCCTCAATTTTTTTATCAATTACTGAATTAAGAAAATCATTAATTCTCTTT from Mycoplasma anserisalpingitidis includes these protein-coding regions:
- a CDS encoding MSC_0619 family F1-like ATPase alpha subunit — translated: MANKIQIKAIFDYIIELNGDHNFTQNERLTLEKDKSVKALVISASENKAFCIVNVEPSELKIEDEFILSDESNLVKTSKKFFGKIIDIENNIVYPATTKETVEFMEHQSNIFNKPNDLMSYKSLNQQLNTGYISVDLLVPIGKGQRELIIGDRKTGKTFIALNTIINQKNKNVKCIYAAIGTQHSQLSTVYKLLEQNDALEQTIIIKADSDRPYDQYLLPYVAMAHAENLSYEDDVLIIFDDLTTHANIYREIALLTNKPVGKEAFPGDMFYAHSRLLERSGNFTNRKSITALPILQTVDNDITSLISSNIISITDGQIVTNSEIFASGKYPAVDIDLSVSRIGGMVQSKEIAKVASKIGKIYKAYRRQTKLSSLKYDLNEQTNNLIKNGLLIEEMFNQKGISLYSEEDLLLNSDLISWNCLTDVKDVQLALRFCQELIKVDENARKIFESTKNTKNIDPRVSEFFKSALKQLSNKLELNWNIKVQNEFIPIKKDILNNIIQKLGVNNGSENN
- a CDS encoding MSC_0620 family F1-like ATPase-associated subunit, which produces MKNRLSWLLLTISTSALPLITLSATSENNSSNNGGTVSPDFDKFKDITKKRINDFLNSVIDKKIEEYKVRSRNLLSEIDNNGENFAQKIIESLYMQYLSNFLSKNKDDILSNYLSKGIVIVYPRIISENKVLSEANIDFNGESYPEVKIADSNEFNYEYLIDDPEINREISIRNIVNSNKLEDINSKNDKYFSELEADFDRYFANKEDFPKLDLQSVIDKDGTVSIDKNPETNILELTVPKNYQDWDDYIIRKIKPRFTAYDLRKNKEIEKEDISDEEQPEEEPILPVIPDIVPPSVTDVETNVDPYDAKIGQENVGRFNPYVNYEYYDSINLTDSATKFSENVDDLNKFFYFNNPINTRYEYKVIKLKNVNERLYADVRIKDLVNNKEIIYENSEVKKELTKKKTILEQIKIDTVNEIYLKFYESLGLNKKIDLKKLGNTKILSNTVFNMIFESIRIYSDTKFTKEVNSIISDYLIKYKDLSSDALYEKFGKDKNSDFRHDIKYLLLSSHFNSYINKINFWNYLSRAYQELFNEYVSFINTNKEVILHNIDLIIIKNDKNNSQKTLDKEKIEKVIRALNKDINYLFGVINISNPAEIIDEYEEYLSQVKRVQNQFRNLATVTSITKKLTTEDLSTSENILERFTEAFRNLDINPVKQPKSDLILIRVLGYVILGVGVLLTTITSALQIFKNRTNKKSSSKIKASLMLSWLVSALMIVTSIILILIGNGGL